GCGGCAAGGTGCTGGCCGTACACGACATGTCCACGCTGGACTCGGCCGACGTGGAGCAGTACCAGGACAACGGGACCCCCGACCACAACTGGTTGATCCTCTAAGACTGAGCCCCTTTAAGGACTTCCCCATGAGACGCAGACCCTTGTTCGCGGTCATGACTTTGGTTGCCGGCCTGCTGGCTGTCCCATCGCCCGCACAGGCCGCCCCGGCCAAGACCCCGCCCCTCACGACCCCCTGGACCGCCCAGGCACTGAACGGCACGCCCCTGCCGGAGTACCCCCGCCCCCAGATGACCCGCCCCGACTGGCTGAACCTCAACGGCGAGTGGCAGCTGCGCCAGTCGGCCACCAACGACGCACCGCAGTTCAACACCAACCTGCCCGAGCGGGTCAACGTGCCGTTCCCGGTCGAGTCCGCCCTCTCCGGCGTGATGCGCGCCGCCAACGACAACCGCAACTACCTGTTCTACCGCCGCACGTTCACGGTGCCGGCGGGCTGGTCCGGCCGGCGGGTGCAGCTGCACTTCGGCGCCGTCGACTGGCAGAGCACCGTCTGGGTCAACGGCGTGCAGGTCGGGACGCACAGCGGCGGCTACGACGCGTTCACGTTCGACGTCACTCCGCAGCTCAACGGCGGCACCAACGAGGTCGTCGTCAAGGTGTGGGACCCGAGCGACACCCGCCAGAACGGCAGCCTCCCGCCGATCGGCAAGCAGACCAAGACGCCGAACGGCATCTTCTACACGCCCAGCTCCGGCATCTGGCAGACGGTGTGGCTGGAGCCGACGCCCACCTCGTCGATCAGCAGCGTCGACCTCTACCCCAACCTTTCCAACAACACCATCCGGGTACGCGTCTTCACCCGCGGCGACGTCACCGGGCACACCGTGCTCGCCGAGGCGCTCAACGGCACCACCGTCGTGGGCAGCGCGACCGGCGGGTTCGCCGAGTTCGCCGTACCGGTGCCGAACGCCCGCCGCTGGACGCCCGACGACCCGTTCCTCTACAACCTGCGGGTCACGCTGCGCAACGCCTCCGGCGCGCAGGTGGACCGGACGACGCACTACTTCGGCATGCGGCAGATCAGCGTCGGCATGGTCAACGGGGTGCTCCGGCCGCTGCTGAACGGGCAGTTCGTCTTCCAGACCGGCACGCTCGACCAGGGCTACTGGCCGGACGGCGTCTACACCGCGCCGACCGACGCGGCGCTCGCCTTCGACCTGCAGAAGCACAAGGACCTGGGCTTCAACATGGTGCGCAAGCACATCAAGGTGGAGCCGCAGCGGTGGTTCTACCACGCCGACCGGCTCGGCCTGCTCGTGTGGCAGGACGTCCCGTCGCTGACCGCGCAGGACATCAACCCGGACAACGCGCAGCAGGCGCAGTTCGAGGCGGAGGCGCGCGAGATCGTCAACGAGCACCGCAGCTCGCCGTCGGTCGTCGCGTACACCGTCTACAACGAGGGCTGGGGCGAGCGGGCCCTCGGCGACACGCAGCGGGTCGGCAACGCGATCAAGTCACTGGACCCGACCCGCCTCGTCAACGTCCACAGTGGGTACAACTGTTGCCAGTCGCTGGGCAACCCGGGCAACGGCGACATCGACGACTGGCACATGTACCTCGGTCCCGCCTCCCCGCTGCCGTCGGGGTCGCGGATCGCGGTGCTCGGCGAGTTCGGCGGGCTCGGCCTGCACACGCCGGGCCACGAGTGGAGCCCCAGTGGCGGCTTCTTCGCGTACGAGTGGCAGCCGGACTCGACCGCGCTGACCAACCGGTACGTGGGCCTGGTGCAGGGCGTGCAGAACCTGATGATCGGCAAGGGGCTGAGCGCGGCCATCTACACCGAGATCACCGACCTGGAGGGGAGCTGAACGGCTTCGTCACGTACGACCGGCAGGTGGTCAAGATGGACCAGGCCCGGGTGCGGGCGGCGAACCAGGCGCTCGTCAACGCCTCCCGGGCGCTGCCGAGCACCGCGCGGGTGCAGCTTCCGGTCAACGGCCGCGTGTCGTTCCAGGTCACCACGCCCGGCTTCACCAACCGGTACCTGCGCCACCAGAACAGCCTCGCGTACACGGAGGTGGTCGACGCGGCCAGCGCGGCGGTGCTGAAGAGCGACGCTACGTACACGGTGCGGGCCGGCCTCGCGGACGGCAACTGCTACTCGTTCGAGTCGGTCAACTTCCCGGGCCAGTTCCTGCGGCACGCCAACTCGCGGGTGCAGAACGCGGTGAACGACGGCAGCGCGCTGCTGCGGGCCGACGCCACCTGGTGCGCGCGGAGCGGGCTGACCGGGGCGGGGTGTCGCTGGAGTCGTACAACTTCCGCGGCTCGTACCTGCGGCACGCGAACGCCGAGGTGTGGCTGAGTGACGGCTCGGGCGGCGCCGC
This genomic stretch from Phytohabitans houttuyneae harbors:
- a CDS encoding glycoside hydrolase family 2 protein, whose protein sequence is MRRRPLFAVMTLVAGLLAVPSPAQAAPAKTPPLTTPWTAQALNGTPLPEYPRPQMTRPDWLNLNGEWQLRQSATNDAPQFNTNLPERVNVPFPVESALSGVMRAANDNRNYLFYRRTFTVPAGWSGRRVQLHFGAVDWQSTVWVNGVQVGTHSGGYDAFTFDVTPQLNGGTNEVVVKVWDPSDTRQNGSLPPIGKQTKTPNGIFYTPSSGIWQTVWLEPTPTSSISSVDLYPNLSNNTIRVRVFTRGDVTGHTVLAEALNGTTVVGSATGGFAEFAVPVPNARRWTPDDPFLYNLRVTLRNASGAQVDRTTHYFGMRQISVGMVNGVLRPLLNGQFVFQTGTLDQGYWPDGVYTAPTDAALAFDLQKHKDLGFNMVRKHIKVEPQRWFYHADRLGLLVWQDVPSLTAQDINPDNAQQAQFEAEAREIVNEHRSSPSVVAYTVYNEGWGERALGDTQRVGNAIKSLDPTRLVNVHSGYNCCQSLGNPGNGDIDDWHMYLGPASPLPSGSRIAVLGEFGGLGLHTPGHEWSPSGGFFAYEWQPDSTALTNRYVGLVQGVQNLMIGKGLSAAIYTEITDLEGS